The DNA segment GGTGCGGAGCCACACGCGGACGCCGCACGGTCGGAAGCCCTTGCCCGCGCATCTCCCGCGCGTCGTCGTCGAGCTGATCCCGCACGACGTGCAGGAGGCGGGCCTCGCCGCCTTCGAGCGCATCGGGGCGGAAGTCAGCGAAGCGCTCGAGCGCCGGCCGGCGTCGTCGGTCATCGTGCAGGTGGTGCGCCCGAAATTCGTGCGCAAGGATCGGCGGCGGGGGGAGCCGACCCAGGTGTTGATCGCCACGCCGGCGGACCTGCCGATCACGCGCGGACTCGCGGGGCCGGGCATGCTCGCCGATTCGATCGTGCGGCGCTGGCAGGACCATCAGCCGCTCCATCGGCTCGAGCGGATCTATGCCCGCGACGGGCTCGCCCTCGCGCGCTCGACACTCTGCGGGTGGCATGCCGAGGCGGCGGCGCTCGTCCGCCCGCTCGTCGACGCGATGTGGACCGATGCGCGGGCGCAGCCGGTGCTCTGCACCGATGCGACGGGCGTGCTCGTGCAAGCGCGCGAGCGGTGTCGGACCGGCCACTTCTGGGTCGTCGCGGCGCCCGGGCGCCACGTGCTCTTCAGCTACACGCCGCGCCACGACGCCGCGGGCGTCGATCGCCTGCTCGCCGGCTACCGCGGCTACCTCGTCGCCGACGCGCATGCGGTCTACGACCATCTCTACGCCGACGGGACGGTCGTCGAGGTCGGGTGCTGGGCCCATCAGCGTCGCTATTTCTTCAAGGCGCTCGGCTCGGAACCCGAGCGGGCGCGCGAAGCGCTCGCGCTGATCGGCGCACTCTTCGCGATCGAGCGCTCGCTCGTCGGCGCTGTTGGCGGACCTGACGAAGCGCGGAAAAATGGACCGCACGTCGGTCACGCCTTCGACGGCCGAGTCTTGGGCGTCGGCTTCGTCTTGAGCGCCTGCTCGGCTTCGCGCAGTCGGTAGCTGTCGCCCGCGATGGCAATGACGTCGGCGTGGTGGATGAGGCGGTCGATGAGGGCCACGGCCGAGGTGGCGTTCGGGAAGATGGTCCGCCAGTCGCGAAACGCCAGATTGGTGGTGAGGACGAGGCTCCGTTTCTCATGCCGACGACTGACGACTTGGAAGAGCAGATCGGCGTTGCGGCTGTCGTAGGAGAGGTAGCCGATCTCGTCGACGATCAAGACGGTGGTGCGGGCGCCGTAGTGGCGGAGGCGACGATCGAGGGCACGCGCGGAGTCCTGCCCGGCGAGGTCGAGCAGGAGTTGCGAGGCGGTGACGAAGTGGACGGAGTGCCCGGCGAGGACCGCCTGATGGCCGATGTTCTGGGCGATCATGGTCTTGCCAAGGCCCTGCGGCGCGACGAGGACGACGTTGCGCGCCTGGGCGATGAAATCG comes from the Deltaproteobacteria bacterium genome and includes:
- a CDS encoding ATP-binding protein, whose protein sequence is MTTTTSLADLLAALGLRTTAAQLDDLIARATTHRWSATQLLEHVVQLETDERARRGLERRLARARLGRFKPMADFDWTWPKTIDREAVESALRLDFIAQARNVVLVAPQGLGKTMIAQNIGHQAVLAGHSVHFVTASQLLLDLAGQDSARALDRRLRHYGARTTVLIVDEIGYLSYDSRNADLLFQVVSRRHEKRSLVLTTNLAFRDWRTIFPNATSAVALIDRLIHHADVIAIAGDSYRLREAEQALKTKPTPKTRPSKA
- a CDS encoding IS66 family transposase encodes the protein MGAEAADATIETLHARLTALETALAQSEADRERYRALYQQLLEAYEKLKRGLLGQQAERLPPDDRQLTLDLLATLLGDATPAPTPQPVRSHTRTPHGRKPLPAHLPRVVVELIPHDVQEAGLAAFERIGAEVSEALERRPASSVIVQVVRPKFVRKDRRRGEPTQVLIATPADLPITRGLAGPGMLADSIVRRWQDHQPLHRLERIYARDGLALARSTLCGWHAEAAALVRPLVDAMWTDARAQPVLCTDATGVLVQARERCRTGHFWVVAAPGRHVLFSYTPRHDAAGVDRLLAGYRGYLVADAHAVYDHLYADGTVVEVGCWAHQRRYFFKALGSEPERAREALALIGALFAIERSLVGAVGGPDEARKNGPHVGHAFDGRVLGVGFVLSACSASRSR